A genomic stretch from Bos javanicus breed banteng chromosome 29, ARS-OSU_banteng_1.0, whole genome shotgun sequence includes:
- the LOC133241755 gene encoding tripartite motif-containing protein 77-like, protein MASASAQCLPTEIICSICKDTFTDPATIRCGHRFCTPCLCLLWEDAPTVTCCPVCKAASPKMDLKSTILAKKHIRSTGNSVICQLPGSAKQMCRTHQVIKLYFCEADKSLLCLFCSRSTGHATHEHYSVMQVAEHYREHLLMQMKSIWKKKQENQRNIKKVTNTLRAWEGVEDAMKRSQLMQLYIPQPLDPQLSTWTITGMLERLNSFRVYITLDGKIRNGCVPLIEALRRLQCGPVDRDVPWDAACPENTPTWGAQTFTAGKHYWEVDVGNSGDWVIGLCKESWTSRNDMLLNSEDIFLLLCVSKDGHFSLFSTFPFLPHYIQRPQGYIGVFLDYECGMISFINVARGSLICNFLSRSFSFPLRPFIWCGPK, encoded by the exons ATGGCATCTGCTTCCGCACAGTGTCTCCCCACTGAGATCATCTGCTCCATCTGCAAGGACACGTTCACAGACCCTGCCACCATTAGGTGTGGGCACCGATTCTGTACTCCCTGCCTCTGTCTCTTGTGGGAAGATGCCCCAACAGTTACTTGCTGTCCTGTGTGCAAGGCGGCATCTCCAAAAATGGACCTCAAAAGCACTATTCTTGCTAAGAAACATATTCGTTCCACCGGAAACTCAGTTATCTGCCAGTTACCTGGCTCTGCCAAGCAGATGTGTAGGACACACCAAGTGATAAAGCTCTACTTCTGTGAAGCTGACAAGAGCCTGCTGTGCTTGTTCTGCTCTCGTTCCACAGGGCATGCCACTCATGAACACTATTCAGTAATGCAGGTTGCAGAGCACTACAGG GAGCACCTTCTGATGCAAATGAAGTCtatttggaaaaagaaacaggaaaatcaaCGAAATATAAAAAAAGTGACCAACACACTCAGAGCATGGGAG GGTGTGGAAGACGCAATGAAAAG GAGTCAGTTAATGCAGCTGTATATTCCCCAGCCTTTGGACCCACAGCTCAGTACATGGACCATCACTGGGATGCTGGAAAGGCTTAACAGCTTCCGAG TGTATATTACGTTGGATGGGAAAATAAGAAACGGTTGCGTGCCTCTGATTGAAGCCCTGAGACGTCTGCAATGCGGTCCTGTCGATCGAGATGTGCCTTGGGACGCAGCATGTCCAGAGAACACGCCTACATGGGGTGCTCAGACCTTCACCGCTGGCAAGCACTACTGGGAGGTGGATGTGGGAAACTCCGGTGACTGGGTTATAGGGCTCTGCAAGGAGTCCTGGACAAGCAGGAATGATATGCTGCTCAACTCTGAGGACATTTTTCTACTTCTCTGTGTCAGTAAGGATGGccatttcagtctcttttctacctTCCCATTCTTACCCCACTATATTCAAAGACCCCAGGGCTACATAGGGGTGTTTCTAGATTATGAATGTGGTATGATAAGCTTTATTAATGTTGCCAGAGGTTCCCTCATTTGTAATTTCCTCTCAcgatctttctctttccctctcagaCCTTTCATTTGGTGTGGACCCAAATGA